The following nucleotide sequence is from Coleofasciculaceae cyanobacterium.
GAGCCAGTTCAATGTATTAGGAATTGTTGCCGATGGTGGCGAAGCTAGCGAAGCTAAATTGCGAACAATATACCAACCACAATGGGAATCGATGCTCCAAGAGCTTCCTTCTGCTGACGCGAATTAAACCATTTCTTTGCGTTTCTTGTTCTTTATTTCAACTAAGCAATTAATTTTACACCGATCGCTTAACTATAATATTCCAAGTATTCATAACCAGAAAACACTCAATATTACATGCTCTTTTAATAATTAAATGATTCGTATTTTATTAGTAGACTACCAAGATATTTTGTGTGAGACCTTAAAAACTTCACTAGAAACCGAACCAGATTTACAAATAGTTGGACGGGCAAATAACGCTGAAATAGCCTTGGAAAAAACTGCCATACTGCGCCCAGATATTGCCTTGATTGATATTAATATGCTAGTCATAGATGGATTGACTGCAACCAAGAAAATTGTCCAAAATTTCCCTGAAACCAAAGTTATTATTCTCGGCGGTAGTGAACAAGAATCTTATCGAAGTAGTGCAATGAACGTTGGGGCAAATAGTTATATTTCTAAAACTGCCAAGGCAAAGGAGATTATTGAGCAAATTCGTAAAGTTTATCGAGAAAGTCATATTGGATCACCAGAATTAAAACTATCAGAAACCATAATCCAGCTTAATCCAGCCAAACGACAAATCCAAAGTTATGTACAACAATCACACCAAAAATTTAATCAATTTGAACATACAGAAGCAGAAATAAAACAACATTTTGGTAGGCTAAAAAATGAACAACGAGAAGTATTTCAAGAGATTATTAATTTTAAATCAAATGTCGAGCCTTTGCTCGATGATCTTCGCAAAACATCAAAAGAATGCAAACAACACTCAACAGAGATAAGCCGGCTTCAAACTTTAGTAGAAGGACAATTATCTTATATTCATGATTTAAACAAGCGGATTAAATATTTTCGCAGATATATGGTAACTGTTTCTGTTGTTGCTGTAATTGCTTTAATTATTGCAGTCATCAGTTTACTATTTTAAATGTTAATCTAAATTAATGAACTTCAATCCTTTGGTCAGTATTTTAATTAACAACTATAACTACGATCGCTATTTGGCATCGGCAATTGATAGTGCTATTAATCAAACCTATCCTCATGTTGAAATAATTGTGGTCGATGATGGTTCTACTGATAATTCCCGACAAATAATTGGAAGTTATCAAAATAGTATTACTGCGATTTTCAAAGCAAATGGTGGACAAGCTTCGGCAATAAATGTGGGATTTGCTGCCAGTAAAGGAGAAATTATTTGTTTATTAGATGCTGACGATTTGTGGCTGCCATCAAAAGTAAAGCAAATAGTTACAGCTTTTAATAATTATTCCCAGGCTGCGGTGGTATACCACAAAGTTCAAAACATTAATTCAACCGATAAACCTATCGGAAAACCTTGGCCACCCTATAAACCTATTGTAGGAAATATTAGTCAGTTAGTAAATAAATCTGGCGGTTGGTGGCCTTTTCCTCCTTCTACGGCATTAAGTTTTTCTCGTCAGTTTCTTACCGCAGTAATGGATATACCCGAAGCAGAATATCGACTTTGTGCAGATGCTTATTTAGCAGATCTCGCTCCTTTTTTGGGCGAAGTAGTTGGCATAGATTTAGTTTTATCCCAGTTTCGCATTCATGATTCAAATAACTGGAGTAAAGAAGATAATCAATGGCAACGGGCGGTTGAATACGATCGCCTGAGAGTTAATACTGTAAACCACATCTTAAATAAACATAATCTAGACTTCAAAATTAGTTTGAGCGATCGCTGGCCCTATCAGTGGTTGCAGTACAAATTAGGCAAGCAACATAATTTGTGGAAATTAAGCCGTTTGACCTGGCAAAATTCGTGGGAACATAGACCAGTATCTAAACTTAAAACCTTAATTAAACTATGGTTAGAAAACTTGGGAATAGGTTCTTCGAGATTGTAGTCCAATCAAATTAAATTTATTTAACTATGTCCAACTCCAAGATGGAATTTTTATTTGATGGCTGCTTAAACTCAATTTAAATTCAAAATCCAATTTCTATTTTATTACTCTTCAGTTTTATTTCCCAACAAGTCTAATATTTCTCTTTTTATGTATAGTTTAATAAAAAAAAATAAATTCTGGCAGGATAATTACCTTCTTTTTCGAGAATTTAAACACTTTCGCTCCATAGCTATTGCTGCTCTAATTACAACTTTGCTTGCCTCTATTCTAGAAGGTGCGACTGTTGGTCTAATTGCTTCTTTTCTACAGGTTTTAACGGACCCACAAAATCCTCCTTTGACAACTGGAATTGAATGGTTCGACACGAGTTTATTAGCTACTAAAGCATCCCCAACAGGTCGTATCTATCGTTTATCAGCCTTAATCATCGTAATTATTTGGTTGCGAGCAGTCTTGACTTATTTAGGAAGATACTACTCCAAATTAGCTCAAGCTAATTTATGCGATCGCCTCCGTAAGCGATTATTCGAGCAGCTTCAAAGCTTGAGTTTAAAGTATTACACGACCAGCCATTCGGGAAATATTTTTAACACTCTGACCAATGAAATTAATCAAGTCAAACAAGCGTTTGAAGTATTTTGTGACCTGATTACCAGAGGGTCTACATTGCTAGCTTATATAGCTGCTATGTTTTGGCTATCTTGGCAACTTTCTTTGGGAACAATTGCTTTATATGGTCTTTTATCAGTGGGACTATCATCGCTAATTGGTCGTGTTCGCGAGGCAAGTTTCGCCGTACCCAAAGCTAATGCACAGTTTGCTTCAACTGCTATTCAATTTATTAACGGTATTCGCACCGTCAAGGCTTCAGCAACTGAAGATTTTGAACGTCAACGGTTTTATCAAACTAGCGATCGAATAGTCAAAACAGAGGAACGAGTAGCCTCTATATCATCATTGGTGTATCCCATAGCAGATGCAGTTGCAAGCAATATCTTGATTCTGATGGTAGTGATTGCCTTTAGTTTCATGATTTCTGAAGGCAACTTAGAGGTTTCGTCTCTGCTAGCATTTATGTTTGTCTTGTTTCGGATGATGCCTTTGGTAGGTCAAGTAAATGCTATGAGAGAAAATCTCAGCCGTTTTCAAGGTTCTATCAATGATATCCAAAAACTTCTTAGAAGAGATGATAAGCCTTACTTAGATAACGGTAGCTTAAAATTTTCAGGATTAAAACAGGGTATTAATTTCTCTGGAGTAGATTTTGGTTACGAGTCAAATAATTTAATACTCAAAGAAATCGAACTCAGTATAGAAAAAGGTAAGGTCACAGCTTTAGTAGGCGCATCTGGAGCTGGAAAAAGTACCTTAGCAGATCTAATTCCTCGCTTTTACGATCCTACGGTAGGGTCAGTTTTATTAGATCGAGAAGATTTGCGGAACTTTGATATTACTACGGTAAGACAAAAAATGGCGATTGTTAGCCAAGATACCTTTATTTTCAATGCTTCAGTTGGAGATAATATTGCCTATGGTCTAGAAAAAATCTACGAAAAAGATATTTGGCAAGCAGCACAACAGGCACACGCACTTGAATTTATTGAAGAGTTACCAAATGGTTTAGATACTGTATTAGGAGATCGAGGAGTTAGACTTTCGGGAGGACAACGCCAACGTATTGCGATCGCTAGAGCTTTGCTGCGAAATCCTGACATCTTAATTTTAGATGAGGCAACTAGTGCCCTAGATTCTATAACCGAACAGTTAATCCAAGAATCTTTAGAAAAACTGTCTAAAGGCAGAACAGTAATTGCCATTGCCCACCGATTATCTACTATTGCCCGAGCGGATAAAGTCGTGGTTCTAGAACAAGGCAGAATTGTCGAACAAGGAGGATATAAAGAGCTATTAGTAAAGCAAGGGGCGCTGTGGAAATATCATCAAATGCAGCATCAATCAGAATACACAAATAAATAAATTATAGTTTTTTAGTTTGGGTAGAATAATCACATGAAAATATACATATTGCCCGATATCGACGATCCAAAAAAGACACAATATCTTCAAGAATTAGCTTCTATTGCTCAACCTAAAATCCATACTATTGTCGACAATATAGAGCAGGCTGATATTATCATCATTACACACGCGCATTTAATGAATTCGTCTTTGAAAAGATTTTTAACCAAGCATTTAGATAAATGTTACGTAATAAATAATGTAGACGATCCCCTATTTTTTCTGTCAGGTTTGTATATAAATGCGAATAAATCTTTCTCTTTTTTACATAAACCTCTCATGCGGGGATGCGCTTATCTATACGAGCTTTACCAAGGAAATCAAAATCGCAACCAATTTATAAATTTTTCTCACGATGCTAATTTAAACAAAAAATATTTATTTTCTTTTATTGGCGCTTCAACTTCTTGGACTAGAAAACGTTTGCTAAAGTTAAACTTCCAACGTGATGATATTTTAATACGTTGTACAAACAAATACAATCACTGGAATGTCAATCAACAAAATCGTAAAGAGATGCAAAAAAATTATGTTGACATAATTCAAAAGTCAAAATTTGCTGTGTGTCCCAAAGGCGCGGGTTTGGGATGTATCAGACTTTATGAGGTGATGAAACTAGGAGTAGCGCCAATTATTATCTCAGACCAATGGTTTTTACCAATGGGACCTAATTGGAATAGTTTTGTAGTGTTTGTCAAAGAATCTGAGATAAAAAATATCGTTGAAATAGTTGAAATGCATGCCTCTGAATATGAAGAAAGAGGTCGTTTAGCAAGAAAAACTTGGGAAAAATACTTTTCAGACGTGGTTGTGTTCAACCAATGTATTGAGGTAATTGAAGACTTAAAACAAAATAGAATAGCCATTTTAGATAGATTGTTTTTTTATAGCTATCCAATAATTTTAACTGCTCACAATCTGAAAAAAAGATTTATGACTTTTGTAAAAAAGACTATTCTCAGAATCTCATCTAAATTAAAAATTAC
It contains:
- a CDS encoding glycosyltransferase, with the protein product MNFNPLVSILINNYNYDRYLASAIDSAINQTYPHVEIIVVDDGSTDNSRQIIGSYQNSITAIFKANGGQASAINVGFAASKGEIICLLDADDLWLPSKVKQIVTAFNNYSQAAVVYHKVQNINSTDKPIGKPWPPYKPIVGNISQLVNKSGGWWPFPPSTALSFSRQFLTAVMDIPEAEYRLCADAYLADLAPFLGEVVGIDLVLSQFRIHDSNNWSKEDNQWQRAVEYDRLRVNTVNHILNKHNLDFKISLSDRWPYQWLQYKLGKQHNLWKLSRLTWQNSWEHRPVSKLKTLIKLWLENLGIGSSRL
- a CDS encoding exostosin family protein, with the protein product MPDIDDPKKTQYLQELASIAQPKIHTIVDNIEQADIIIITHAHLMNSSLKRFLTKHLDKCYVINNVDDPLFFLSGLYINANKSFSFLHKPLMRGCAYLYELYQGNQNRNQFINFSHDANLNKKYLFSFIGASTSWTRKRLLKLNFQRDDILIRCTNKYNHWNVNQQNRKEMQKNYVDIIQKSKFAVCPKGAGLGCIRLYEVMKLGVAPIIISDQWFLPMGPNWNSFVVFVKESEIKNIVEIVEMHASEYEERGRLARKTWEKYFSDVVVFNQCIEVIEDLKQNRIAILDRLFFYSYPIILTAHNLKKRFMTFVKKTILRISSKLKITFAYQLRSF
- a CDS encoding response regulator transcription factor; the encoded protein is MIRILLVDYQDILCETLKTSLETEPDLQIVGRANNAEIALEKTAILRPDIALIDINMLVIDGLTATKKIVQNFPETKVIILGGSEQESYRSSAMNVGANSYISKTAKAKEIIEQIRKVYRESHIGSPELKLSETIIQLNPAKRQIQSYVQQSHQKFNQFEHTEAEIKQHFGRLKNEQREVFQEIINFKSNVEPLLDDLRKTSKECKQHSTEISRLQTLVEGQLSYIHDLNKRIKYFRRYMVTVSVVAVIALIIAVISLLF
- the hepA gene encoding heterocyst formation ABC transporter subunit HepA produces the protein MSLFMYSLIKKNKFWQDNYLLFREFKHFRSIAIAALITTLLASILEGATVGLIASFLQVLTDPQNPPLTTGIEWFDTSLLATKASPTGRIYRLSALIIVIIWLRAVLTYLGRYYSKLAQANLCDRLRKRLFEQLQSLSLKYYTTSHSGNIFNTLTNEINQVKQAFEVFCDLITRGSTLLAYIAAMFWLSWQLSLGTIALYGLLSVGLSSLIGRVREASFAVPKANAQFASTAIQFINGIRTVKASATEDFERQRFYQTSDRIVKTEERVASISSLVYPIADAVASNILILMVVIAFSFMISEGNLEVSSLLAFMFVLFRMMPLVGQVNAMRENLSRFQGSINDIQKLLRRDDKPYLDNGSLKFSGLKQGINFSGVDFGYESNNLILKEIELSIEKGKVTALVGASGAGKSTLADLIPRFYDPTVGSVLLDREDLRNFDITTVRQKMAIVSQDTFIFNASVGDNIAYGLEKIYEKDIWQAAQQAHALEFIEELPNGLDTVLGDRGVRLSGGQRQRIAIARALLRNPDILILDEATSALDSITEQLIQESLEKLSKGRTVIAIAHRLSTIARADKVVVLEQGRIVEQGGYKELLVKQGALWKYHQMQHQSEYTNK